Proteins from a single region of Punica granatum isolate Tunisia-2019 chromosome 8, ASM765513v2, whole genome shotgun sequence:
- the LOC116188792 gene encoding uncharacterized protein LOC116188792: MDILLRNLNASCRSSSDRSLLMLWDSGWSLGILTRFSIPVKRVEGTFNPMPALWFRDTLEDCSLMDLGSSGPHFTWRGQEFTGYEQVVFKRLDRAVCNASWRSAFPEEAVRVLPCFKSGHHALLLDISGFRPDQRVQRPFRYLAAWHTHSNFPRMLQSSWQSSLSFAMNPVSFRDNVQQWNREVFGNIQIRIEG, from the coding sequence ATGGACATCCTGTTGAGGAATCTCAACGCGAGCTGTAGGAGTTCCTCAGATCGCTCTCTTTTGATGTTATGGGACAGTGGCTGGTCATTGGGGATTTTAACGAGATTCTCCATCCCAGTGAAAAGAGTGGAGGGGACCTTCAATCCAATGCCTGCCTTGTGGTTTCGGGATACCCTTGAAGATTGCAGTCTCATGGATTTGGGTAGCAGCGGGCCTCATTTTACTTGGAGGGGCCAAGAGTTCACGGGTTATGAGCAGGTAGTATTCAAGCGGCTTGATCGAGCTGTTTGTAATGCTTCTTGGAGAAGTGCTTTCCCCGAGGAGGCAGTTCGGGTGCTACCTTGTTTCAAATCTGGTCATCATGCACTTCTGTTGGATATAAGCGGTTTCAGACCAGACCAGCGGGTTCAGAGGCCATTTCGTTATTTAGCAGCCTGGCACACGCATTCAAACTTTCCTCGAATGCTTCAGTCTTCATGGCAGTCCAGTCTGAGCTTCGCTATGAACCCAGTAAGTTTTCGTGATAATGTACAACAGTGGAATAGGGAGGTCTTCGGAAATATTCAAATACGTATAGAAGGGTAA